The following DNA comes from Candidatus Methylacidiphilales bacterium.
CCACACGCAACCGCATCTATAGCACCCTCACGGCCGCTTCCTGCAGCTAGATCCGATAGGGTTTGATACCGGGTGTGTGAATGGGTATATAGATATGTGGGGAATGGGCTGATGAGTTGTGTGGTTCTGTTTCAGTTTGGGTGGGTGATTTTTGTGGGAGTGTCTGGGTGGGTGTGAACGGCGGGGATGGAACCGTGAGGCTTGATGTGGTTTGGAATCCTTTGGTAGATGGGGAAATATTTATCCTGCAACATGGTCAAGATGGGTGACTAAAATAGAGCTGGGAATATTATAGAAATGGAGTGGCTATGGTGCGGGGTTGTTTTAGTGGGGTGTTTTGTGTTATTAGGTGTGGGAGGGTTGGGGGGTGGGTGTTTCGTTGAGGAGGGTTTCGCGGAGGGTGGAGATGTAGGCGTTGCAGGCTTCGGGGCAGGGGATGTGGTGGGGGGCGAGGGGTGGTGGGGAGGGGGAGGGGGGGTCTGGATGCCAGAGTGGGATTTTTGAGCAGTGTTTGTGGCAGATTTTTTTTTGGGCTTGGGTGATGTGGTGGGGTGTGGCGGTGGAGGTGCGGCGATACATGCCGGTCTGGCGGGAGGTGGTGTGGTGGATGGGGGTGATGGGGAGGAGGTTGTGTTCGTAGAGGTAGCGGTCGATGAGGGCGTTGGGGTGGAGGATTTGGAGGGCGGAGATGAGTTGTTCGAGGGTGAGGGGTGGGGTTTGCCAATCGGTGGGGAGATCGGGGGAGGTGGTGAGGTAACGATATTCTCCAGATGGGCTTTTTTTGGAGAGGCGGAGTAGGGCGAGGAGGAGGTCTTCGGTGGTGGCGGCTTCGAGAGTTTTCAGAGGTGGAGTGGGATGGTGGTGTGTGAGGAGGTAGTGGGAGTGTTGTTTGTGTATGGTGAGTTGGCCGATGCGGTGGGGGAAGTGGAGACTTGCGATCCACGAGGAAAGGGCGTCAGGCTTTGGGGTAGGTATGTTTTGAAAGATTTCTGGGTGGTCGTCGATGAAGGATTGAACGGAGGCGAGGATGACGTCGGCGATGAAGGGGTGTGTGCCGATGGCGCGGGCATACCAGAGGCGGCGGTGGCCGACGGTGTGGGGGTTGCGGAAGGGGTTGGTGCGGACGTTGTCGGTCATGCCGAGGAGGACGGGGATGTCTTCGTAGGAGTGGAGGCCGTCGGCGATGAAGAAGGGGACGACGATGACGTTGGGTTGGGAGGTGATGGATGGCCAGTCTTTGATGTATGGGGCTTCTTCCATGAAGGCGGCGTGGACTTCGGCGTAGATGTGTTTCTGGCGGATGATGTGGGCTTGTCGGTAGATGATTTGTGTGGAGTTTTCGTTGAGGCTGGTGCCGTGTCCTACGATGAATAGGGCTGTCTGAGCGGGGTCGGGTGGGGTGGGGGAGACGATTTCTGCGGCTCGTTGGAGGAGGGCTTGGGTCATGGAGGGGTGAAGGCCGACTGGGGTGCAGTAGGCGAGGGTGTGGTGTGGGGTGCGGGTGATGGGGGGGGTGAGGGAGAGTTCGCGTGGGATGATTTCTTGGGTGAAGTAGCCTTCGGAGATGAAGTTGGGGACGATGAAGACGATGGGGGCTTGGATGGGGCGGAGGGCGGCGCGGAAGTTGGGTTCTTCTTTCCAGAAGGCGACGTGGACTTCTTTGAAGATGCGTCGGCGGCAAATTTCGAGGGCGTGGAGATGGGTAGGGAGTGCAGATTCAGCATTTTGAGTGGAGCCGTGGCCGAGGATGAGGAGGGCAGCATCGGCTAGGGAGGGCATGGATGGGTGGTGTGGGGGGTGGGGGGGTTATTTTTTTCGCATGTGTTGGGGGGGTTCGGTGATGACGTCTTTGTATGTTTTTCCTGCGGGGATGAAGGGGAAGACGTGCTCGGTGTAGGGGACGATGATGTCGAGGACGTAGGGGCCGTCGGCGTCGAGGAGGCGTTTTAGGGCGGGGCGGAGTTGGTCGGGGTGGGAGATGCGTTCGCAGGGGATGTCGAAGCCTTTGCAGAGGGTGGGGTAGTCGGGGTAGATTTTTTCGCGGTCATCGGGGAGGCCGAGGAAGGTGTGGCCGCGGTTGCTTTCGAAGAAGTGGTCTTCCCATTGGACGACCATGCCGAGGTGTTGGTTGTTGAGGATGATGACTTTGGCGTGGATTTTTTCGACGCGTGCGGTGGCGAGTTCTTGGATGTTCATGAGGAAGCTGCCGTCGCCGTCGATGTCGATGACTTGGCGGTGTGGGCAGGCGACTTTGGCGCCGAGTGCGGCGGGGTAGCCGAAGCCCATGGCGCCGAGGCCTGCGGAGGTGATGAAGGTGCGGGGGTGGATGTAGGTGTAGTGTTGGCCAGCCCACATTTGGTGTTGGCCGACGCCTGTGGTGATGATGGCTTCGCTGTGGGTGAGTTCGCAGAGGGTTTGGATGACGAGTTGTGGGGCGATGCGGTCGGGGTATTTTTCGTAGGTGAGGGGGTAGGCGCGGCGCCAGGCGTTGATTTGGTCGAGCCAGGGTTGGAAGGTTTTGCGGGGTCGGTTTTCGGATTGGATGATTTGGTTGAGGCGGGAGAGGGCGTAGCGGACGTCGCTGAGGATGGGGAGGTGGACGGGTTTGTTTTTGTTGAATTCGGAGGGGTCGATGTCGATGTGGACGATGGTGCCGTGTTTGCAGAATTCGGTGACTTTGCCGGTGACGCGGTCGTCGAAGCGGACGCCGATGGCGAGGAGGAGGTCGGCTTCGTTGACGGCGTTGTTGGCGTAGACGGTGCCGTGCATGCCGAGCCATTTGAGGGAGAGGGGGTGGTTTTCGGGGAAGGCTCCGCAGCCCATGATGGTGGTGGCGACGGGGATGCCGGTGTGTTGGACGAAGGTGCGGAGTTCTTGGGAGGCGTTGGCGCTGATGACGCCGCCGCCGACGTAGAGGATGGGTTTTTCTGATTTTTCGATGAGTCCGAGCATTTCGTGGAGGGCGACGTCGTCGGCTTGGTAGTCGGCGCGGTAGCCTCGGAGGTGGATGGTGTCGGGGTAGATGGGTTGGGTGGTGGCCATTTGGGTGTCTTTGGGGATGTCGATGACGACGGGGCCGGGGCGGCCTGTGCGGGCGATGTGGAAGGCTTCTTTGACGATGCGGGGGATGTCGTTGACGTCGAGGACGAGGTAGCTGTGTTTGACGATGGGGAGGGTGAGGCCGAAG
Coding sequences within:
- the ilvB gene encoding biosynthetic-type acetolactate synthase large subunit encodes the protein MNPTHHTPPPTTKTPPRGQPGPLMKGSEILITCLEREGVDTLFAYPGGASQYLHQALTKSKQIRTILPRHEQGGIFMAEGYARASGKVGVCMATSGPGATNLVTGIADAYMDSIPLVIITGQVPSYMIGKGAFQETDFFGLTLPIVKHSYLVLDVNDIPRIVKEAFHIARTGRPGPVVIDIPKDTQMATTQPIYPDTIHLRGYRADYQADDVALHEMLGLIEKSEKPILYVGGGVISANASQELRTFVQHTGIPVATTIMGCGAFPENHPLSLKWLGMHGTVYANNAVNEADLLLAIGVRFDDRVTGKVTEFCKHGTIVHIDIDPSEFNKNKPVHLPILSDVRYALSRLNQIIQSENRPRKTFQPWLDQINAWRRAYPLTYEKYPDRIAPQLVIQTLCELTHSEAIITTGVGQHQMWAGQHYTYIHPRTFITSAGLGAMGFGYPAALGAKVACPHRQVIDIDGDGSFLMNIQELATARVEKIHAKVIILNNQHLGMVVQWEDHFFESNRGHTFLGLPDDREKIYPDYPTLCKGFDIPCERISHPDQLRPALKRLLDADGPYVLDIIVPYTEHVFPFIPAGKTYKDVITEPPQHMRKK